The following proteins are co-located in the Methanobrevibacter sp. TMH8 genome:
- the mch gene encoding methenyltetrahydromethanopterin cyclohydrolase: MLSVNLEAKKTVDVMIEKADELNIAVSKLNNGATIIDCGVDVAGSLKAGEMYTKVCLGGLAEVGISIPGDLSEKFALPSVKIKTDFPAISTLGAQKAGWSVSVGDFFALGSGPARALAKKPAETYEEINYEDDADIAILTLESDNLPGDDVAEAIAKDCGVDVKNVTLLVAPTSSLVGSIQIAGRVVENGTYKMLEALHFDVNKVKYAAGIAPIAPIDPDGLKAMGKTNDAVLFGGRTYYYIESEEGDDIKALAEKLPSSAADGYGKPFFDVFKEAEFDFYKIDKGMFAPAEVVINDLRTGELFKAGYVNVDLLKKSFGL; this comes from the coding sequence ATGCTTAGTGTTAACTTAGAAGCTAAAAAAACTGTAGATGTAATGATTGAAAAAGCAGATGAACTTAATATAGCTGTTTCCAAATTAAATAATGGTGCAACTATTATTGATTGTGGTGTAGATGTAGCTGGAAGCTTAAAAGCTGGTGAAATGTACACTAAAGTTTGTCTTGGAGGTTTGGCTGAAGTAGGAATTTCAATTCCTGGAGATTTATCTGAAAAATTCGCACTTCCTTCTGTAAAAATTAAAACAGACTTCCCGGCTATTTCCACTCTCGGTGCGCAAAAAGCAGGATGGTCTGTAAGTGTTGGTGATTTCTTTGCATTAGGTTCTGGCCCAGCTAGAGCTTTAGCTAAAAAACCAGCTGAAACTTATGAAGAAATCAACTATGAAGATGATGCAGATATAGCTATTCTTACTCTTGAATCTGACAACTTACCTGGTGACGATGTTGCAGAAGCTATAGCTAAAGATTGTGGGGTAGATGTTAAAAATGTAACTTTACTTGTTGCTCCTACATCTTCACTTGTTGGATCTATTCAAATCGCTGGAAGAGTTGTAGAAAATGGAACCTACAAAATGCTAGAAGCTCTTCATTTTGATGTAAATAAAGTCAAATATGCAGCAGGTATTGCTCCAATAGCTCCAATCGACCCAGATGGATTAAAAGCTATGGGTAAAACTAATGATGCAGTACTTTTCGGTGGAAGAACTTATTATTACATCGAATCTGAAGAAGGCGACGATATCAAAGCATTAGCTGAAAAATTACCTTCATCAGCTGCTGATGGTTATGGAAAGCCTTTCTTTGATGTTTTCAAAGAAGCTGAATTTGATTTTTATAAAATAGATAAAGGAATGTTTGCTCCTGCTGAAGTTGTTATTAATGATTTAAGAACTGGTGAGCTCTTTAAAGCAGGCTATGTAAACGTAGATCTTTTAAAGAAATCTTTTGGTTTATAG
- a CDS encoding GNAT family protein gives MLRKFQYEDNKDMLDYWVSDPNVQFLYFEPIYTTYEEVKKLLDEYISSYDDNDYYRWAIIEKDSNLCIGQIAFFLIDTDNHFAEIEYCVGTKFQKRGYITEATKSILDFGFNKVDLHKIQICHAENNLYSKSIIKKCNLTYEGTLRDYFFVDGEYLDRLFYSILKKEYISFRKNK, from the coding sequence ATTCTTAGAAAATTTCAATATGAAGATAATAAGGATATGTTAGATTATTGGGTTAGTGATCCTAATGTTCAATTTTTATATTTTGAACCTATATATACTACTTATGAAGAAGTTAAAAAGCTTTTAGATGAATATATTTCTTCATATGATGATAATGATTATTATAGGTGGGCTATTATAGAAAAAGATTCAAATTTATGTATAGGTCAGATAGCTTTTTTCTTGATAGATACTGATAATCATTTTGCTGAAATTGAATATTGTGTTGGTACTAAATTTCAAAAAAGAGGTTATATAACAGAAGCTACTAAATCAATATTAGATTTTGGTTTTAATAAAGTCGATTTACATAAAATTCAGATATGTCATGCAGAAAATAATTTATATTCTAAATCTATTATTAAAAAATGTAATTTGACATATGAAGGAACTTTAAGAGATTATTTTTTTGTTGATGGAGAATATTTAGATAGATTATTTTATTCTATACTAAAAAAAGAGTATATATCATTTAGAAAAAATAAGTGA
- a CDS encoding secondary thiamine-phosphate synthase enzyme YjbQ has product MVIFKDKIYLDTSKRTDILDITLEVEKAINESKIVNGIVNIYSKHSTSAIVVNENESGLLDDFEIILKDIVSEDNSYKHDIIDNNADSHLRALFLGPSETIPFSDKKLAFGTWQSLFFIELDGPRKRTVEVTVIGE; this is encoded by the coding sequence GTGGTTATTTTTAAAGACAAAATATATTTAGATACTTCTAAAAGAACTGATATTTTAGATATTACTTTAGAAGTAGAAAAAGCTATTAATGAAAGTAAAATAGTTAATGGGATTGTTAATATATATTCAAAGCATTCTACTTCAGCTATTGTAGTTAATGAAAATGAATCAGGATTATTAGATGATTTTGAAATTATTTTAAAAGATATTGTTTCTGAAGATAATAGCTATAAACATGATATTATTGACAATAATGCTGATTCTCATTTAAGGGCTTTGTTTTTAGGTCCAAGTGAAACAATTCCTTTTTCAGATAAAAAATTAGCTTTCGGAACTTGGCAATCACTATTTTTTATAGAATTAGATGGTCCAAGAAAAAGAACTGTTGAAGTTACTGTTATTGGGGAATAA